A window of Candidatus Peribacteraceae bacterium genomic DNA:
TTACACGGGGTAAAAAATACTGGGTCCATCCTCTGAAACATTCCACAACGCACCCGACGTGGCATCGGGTCTGCTGTGGAATGTTTTGGCTAGGCCGGGGCTTTCATGGAGCGAAACCCCCAAGCGGACCTGGAGGCCGGGGCATTTTAGTGAGGATTGACCTGATGTCAAAAGAGATCGTCAAGGAAAGGGGGGATTTGTGCTACGATCCCATCATCTTTCCCCCCTCGTTCCCATGGCCATGGCCCTCAAGGACATCAAGAAACTGCTCGGCGAGGAGGCCCATAATCTCCTCACCCACAACTGTTCCACCATTCCCAAAGACCGGCTCCACCTCCCCGGCCCCAAGCACGTGGACAGTGTCTTCGGCATTAGTGACCGTTCCAAGAAGGTGCAGCAGAACCTCAAGGACCTCTACGGCCACGGCCGCCTGAAGAACACCGGGTACTTGAGCATCCTGCCCGTGGACCAGGGCATCGAGCACTCCGCGGGCGCTTCCTTCAGCAAGAATCCGGATTACTTCGACCCGGAGAACATCGTCCGCTTGGCCATGGAGGGCGGATGCAACGCCGTGGCCTCCACCTTCGGGGTTTTGGGGCTTGTGGCCAAGAAATACGCGGCCAAGATCCCCTTCATCGTGAAGATCAACCACAATGAGCTCCTCACGTACCCCAACAAGTTCGACCAGGTGATGTTCGGCACGGTGGACGAAGCGTTCCGCATGGGCGCCAAGGGGGTGGGGGCCACCATCTACTTCGGCTCGCCCGAGAGCACCCGCCAGATCGTGGAAGTGGGGCAGGCCTTCGCCAAAGCGCATGAATTGGGGATGTTCACCGTCCTCTGGTGCTACCTCCGCAACAACGAATTCAAGCGGGGGGACAGGGATTACCACACGGCATCGGATTTGACCGGCCAGGCCAACCACCTGGGTGTCACATTGGAGGCGGACATCATCAAGCAGAAGCTCCCGGAGAACAACGGCGGCTTCAAGGCCATGAGCCCGGAGGGCAAGTACGGCAAGTTCGACGAGAAGATGTACACGGAGCTCATCACGGACCACCCCATTGATCTCACCCGCTGGCAGGTGGCCAACTGCTACATGGGCAGGATCGGCCTCATCAACAGCGGCGGCGCCTCCGGCAAGGATGACCTGGCGCAGGCCGTGCGCACCGCCGTGATCAACAAGCGCGCGGGCGGTACGGGGCTCATCTCCGGCCGCAAGGCGTTCCAGAAGCCCATGGACCGGGGCGTGGAGCTGCTGCAAGCCATCCAGGACGTGTACCTCTGCAAGGATGTGACCATCGCATAGGCTTCCCTTCTTCCGAAGGAAGTGATTGACGGCTCTGCGCCCGGTATTACACTCCCGCTACCGGAATATATTATTCCGCGGTTCAGCCGGGAGGTTATAGAGCTTCATTCCCCCTCCCGGCTCTTTTTGGCTTACATCAGGGCTCTTTCTGAATTACACATTGGATATTCTTCGCCAATTCATCTGTTCGTTTATCCCGTTGTTCATTCACATGAATGGAATGGGGCTGTTTTACAGGAACAGGTGTACATGTCTTTTGCCGTTTCGGTTCCCCTTTCCGGCTTTACCACTCGGGAACAAATTGACTCCTGCAACAGGATCACTACATTCCGCACAATGTCTGATACGCGACGCCTCGAAACGGAAACCACTCTCCAGCAGATCACCCTCTATACGGGCGATTCCGTGTTGCCGCATATCGTGATGACCGATCCCCGACTCCCTCCGGAAGAACCTGTTACGCTTGTCGAAAACGATGTGAGAGTGCAGGTGTATAGCATGACGAAGAAGGACTATGTGAGTGCCCGCATTGATGCCATCGCCACTGCCGCCACCCCGCCGCTGTTCCACGTGATGTATGTGAATGATGGGAAGCCTGCCCGTGCGCCCCATAAGTGGATAACCCTCGAAGAACTTAGGCAATGGAATCCGGACAAATGCCTCATCATCGCCCCCTACATTCCGTCTTCCTCCCCTGCTTCCTCCCCTGCCTCCCCCTCTTCCCCCTCCTCCCGCCGCACGTTCCTGATCGCGGTCGGAACGGCGGCGGCTGCGGCGGCCATGCTGGGAGCGGCTGCGGTGCTCAAGGGGTGCGGGAAGGAGGAATGACCAAGGACCAATATCCAATGATCAATGACGAACCGATGTACGACAGGACGAAGGTACAACTACACCCTCAGGTGCTCCCTGTTGACGATCATCTGCTGCCCGATGGCGAACAGGGTGGAGATGCCCCAGTAGAGCGACACGGCGGAGGGGAACTGCAGGGCGAAGAAGCCGATCATGAGGGGAAGCGCATACTGGAAGATCTTCTGCTGCAGTTCGGTTTGCGACAGGGGATCCTTCTCCTTGTCCTTCCCCGCCCCGGGCGAAGCCGAAGGTTTCACGTCGATCACCGCCTGGCTGTTCTTCTTCTTGCGGTCCGCGATGGCGAAGGTGAGCTTCATCTGCAGGAACTGCAGGAGGACGAGGAGCGGCGGCATGATGTACACGTTGGGCTTGAGGAGGTCGAGCCCCAGGAAGAAGGTGTCGAACGTCCAGTTGAGGTTCTGGTAGAAGGGGTAGATGAGGTGGCCCGAGAGTGCGAGCACGGAGCCGTCTCGGATCACGTAGAAGAGCCCGATGAGGATGGGGAACTGGACGAGCGTGGGCAGGCAGGATTGGAAGGGGTTCACCTTGTGCTCTTTCCACAGCTTCATGGTCTCGGCCTGGATGCGCTGGGCGTCGCCGTTGAAACGCTTCTTGAGCTCATCCAGTTTCGGCTGGAGCATCTGCATCTTTTTTTGACCCTCCAGCGCGTGCTGCGTGGGAAGGAAGAGGAGGAGCTTGACCACGAGTGTGAGGAGGATGATGGCCAGCCCCAGGTTGTGGCCGGGGAGCCAGGATCCCGCGAAGATGAGGAAGTTGAGGAACGGCGCCATGATGAACGTGCGGAAGATCTTGGTGAAGAACCCCGGCTCCGTGACGCTGAAGCGCGCCGTGAGGGTCTCTTGCACCGTCGCCCCCGTCTGCGCCAGCCGGAGGGCATCCGTGGTCTCTTGCGGAAGGGTGAGCTCCGCCTCGTACGTGCCCACCTCACCCAGGAGGGAATACTTCCATGGGGAAAGATCCAGCTTCACTTCGCCCTGCGCGGGGACCGGAGGGGGAGGAGTGCAGGGGATAGCCGTGGGGGACGCGGAGTCGGCGTCGGAAGCGGACGTGAGGAGCGTCTTCCCGGACGTTCCGGCGTTGATGCGGTGGAGGTCCACGGACGGAAGCGGACAGCGGTCCGACAGCGTGAAGGCGACTGTGGAATGGTTCTTCACCGTGACGGCGGGGTTGTTCCCCGCACGGACGTTGCCCGCCGTGAGTTCCACGGGCGGGCGGGCGCCGTTCGCCCCGTCCTGCTGCGCCGGAAAGAACTGGCGCATCACGAATTGACTCCCCAGGTAGACGATGAGGAAGATGAGGGCGAACTGGAGGAAGTTACTCTTGCGCTGGGGGGCGGCCATGGGAGAGGGTTGCGAGGAATCGCTCCACGTCCTGCTGGATGTGGACGAACGGGGCTCTAAGACTAGAGGATCGCGGGGCAATCAACAACTGCACGGGGCCCAGATTCTCCCGGCTCTGGAGCGCCGTCCGCCACGCCTCACGGCACCGGCGCCGCATACGGTTGCGGCGGACGGAGGAGGCATCCAGCTTCGCGGACGTGATGATGCCCAGGTACACGCCCGTGAGTGGATCCGCCGCCGGGTGCCGCGGCGCCCCCCACACGGAACGGACCGCCATGGTCTGCCCTTTCCATACGCGCCCCTTGCGGAGGACGCGTTCGGTGATCTTGCGGCCGCGGAGACGATCGAGCTTCATAGGGACATGATAGAGGAAACCGAGGAGCCCGAGGAAACCGAAGAGTCCGAGGAATGTCAGGAACAAACTCTAAGCTTCTAGAAGCATTATTCTTCGGAATCATCGGCAACCTTGGAATCCTTTCCCATTCCCTCTATCCTCCCTCCGTCATGACCAAACTCACCGATGACCAGGTACGGCACATCGCCAAACTCGCGCGGCTGCGGCTGACGGATGAGGAAGTGAAGAAGTTTGCGCCGGAGCTCACGGCCATCTTCACGTACATCGAGAAGCTGAAGGAAGCGGATACGGAGAACGTGGAGCCCACGGCGCAGGTGGCACACGCCCCGAGCGGGAAGGAAACGGGATCCCCCAACCGCTTCCGCGACGACGTGATACGCAACGACAATCCGACGACGGATGAGATGCTCTCTACCACCCCCCTCCCCATCGTTGACCGGCAGATCCTCACGCCTTCCGCCCACGGCGAACGCTAAGCCTTCCCTCTTTCAAATTTTTCATTTCCAATTTCCAATTTTGTAATTTTCAATTCCTTTGCTCTCTTCCCTCACCATCACACAGGCCTCAGAAAAGCTCCGAAACAAGGAGATTTCCTCCGTGGAACTCACAAAGGACTGCATTGCCGCGATGGAGAAGAAAGATGCAACTCTGAATGCCGTTGTGTATCGTAATTTTGAATCAGCCCTTTCTGAAGCGAAGAAGTTCGACGCAAAAAAGAGTCCAAAGAGTCCGCTCGCCGGTATCCCCTACCTCGCAAAGGACGTGTTCTGCGAGAAAGGAGTTCCCACCACGGCCGCCTCGAATATCCTGCGTGTGAAGGATTACCTTCCCCCGTACGACTCCACCACGACCAAGAGGCTCAAGGCTGCGGGCGCCATCAGCTTGGGGAAAACGAACACCGATGAGTTCACCATGGGCAGCAGCACCGAGACGAGTTGCTACGGCGTGACCAAGTGCCCGTGGGACGTGACACGCGTGGCGGGGGGGTCTTCCGGCGGTTCGGCCGCCGCCGTTGCCGCCGACGAGTGCATCTTCGCGCTGGGGACCGACACGGGCGGCTCCATTCGCCAGCCCGCGAGCTTCTGCGGCTGCGTGGGGCTCAAGGTGACCTACGGGCGCACGAGCCGCTTTGGCGTGATGAGCATGGCGAGCTCCCTGGATACCATCGGCGCGTTCGGCAAGACCGTGGAGGATGCCGCGCTGGTGCTGCAAGCCATTGCGGGGAGGGATCCGCTGGACGGGACTACGAGTGACGTCCCCGTTCCCGACTACCATGCGGTCCTCGGCAAGGGGGTGAAGGGGCTCAAGATCGGGCTGCCGAAAGAATACTTCATCGAAGGGATGGATCCCGAAGTGGAGAAGGCGGTGCGCGCGGCGGCGCAAAGCCTGGAGCGCCTGGGCGCGACGGTCATTGATGTCAGCCTGCCGCATACCGCGTACGCCATCGCGACGTACTACGTCCTCTGCCCCAGCGAAGTGAGTTCCAACATGGCGCGGTACGATGGTGTGCGGTACGGCCGTGCGGTGCGGGATCCCAAGAACCTGATCGACTTGTACGAGCGCGTGCGGAGCGAGGGATTCGGACCGGAAGTGAAGCGCCGCATCATGGTGGGGACCTTCGCGCTCTCCGCCGGCTACTACGACGCCTATTACCGCAAGGCGCAGAAGGTGCGCACGCTGGTGAAGAAGGACTTTGAGGACGCCTTCAAGAAAGTGGATCTCCTCCTCACGCCCACGGCGCCCACGCCCGCCTTCACCATAGGCGCGCATGCGGACGATCCCGTGCAGATGTACCTGGAAGACGCCTGCACCATCCCCGCTTCGCTTGCGGGAGTACCGGGAATCTCGCTCCCGTGCGGATTCACCGGTCCGCGGGCAGGAATGCCCTCTCTGCCTCTTGGCATGCAATTGCTCGGCCCGCACTTCCGCGAAGACGTGCTCTTCCAAGTAGGCCACGCCTATCAACAACAGACTGACTGGCACACGAAAAAGCCCGGGCTCTGATGGGATATTGATGTTGACGCTATTGTACATAAATACTATATCGTAACAGTTTTTGGTTGCGTCGAGTCCCCTCTGTGCCGTACGGTCAAGCCAGGTATTTCCTTCCCTCTCCTTCGTATGTTCTACGATAACGAGAATATTGCGCCGGCCACTCCGGCTGTGCCTCCCGCTGCTCCGGCGGAACCCGTTGCTCCCGCCGCCCCCGAGGCGCCGGCTGCGTAAGGGTAATCGTGCGCAAGCACGTCGAAAGGCCGGGGTCCGCCCCGGTCTTTCGCAACCAAAATACCAACTCCTACTCCTGCTGTTCACTGGCAGCCGTCCTCTTCTCCTCAGCCGCGGCCATTCTCTCAAAGGCGCCGCGCGTGGTTTCCATCTGCAGGTCTTCGACTGTCTGCATAGCTCTGCTCCTGCCACGCTCAACCACCTCCGACTGTAAGAAATTCTCCGGATGTGAACACGTGTCCATGGGAAAGGGGGGAAGAAATTGGACGCCACTCTAGCGCCAACCACGGGAAGGTCAATGGTACGCGGACCGGTTATCCATTGTCTCAATGTCGCATTACCCCTTCGTATGGACCGCCTCTGCCAGATCCTGGGGCTTCATCTTCAATTCCCGAACCGACTTACGGTAGAAGAATCCGATGACGCCGAAGGTGATGACGGGTGACACCCACGAGGGGATGTGCATGCCGAAGGCGTCGACGAGCATGATGGCGCCCAGGAAGAGGATGGAGTACATGGCGCCGTTCTTGAGGTAGAAGTACTTCTTCACACGCTCGATGTTGCCGATGGTCATCTGGCGGACGATGACGGCACCGAGGCCGTTGCCGAGGAGGATGAGGGGCACGGAGAGCGTGAAGGCGAAGGCGCCCAGCACGCCGTCGATGCTGAAGGTGGCGTCGATGACCTCCAGATACAGGATCTTGCTGATGTCGGAGAGGCCGCCTTTCTTCATCATCTGCTCTTCCGCCTTGGCCGCGTTCTCCTTGAACCCGTGCGTGATGAAGAACGCCGTGGAGCCCACCACTGTGCCGAACGCCATGAGAGGATTCTGGCGGATGGCGAACCACACGAGTGCGGAGAGGAGGACGGAAACAACGGCGTAGAACCACACGCCCTGCCGCACGAAGAACTTCTCCGCGCCGAGGCCGAAGTGCTTGGGCTCCAGGAAGAGCCAGTGGAAGAAGAGGAAGACGAGAAAGGTGCCGCCGCCCGCCAGGAGGATGGGCGCGGACTGCTCGATGGATTCCGCCACGCGCGGGTCGTTGCTGAACGTTGCGGTGAGGGAGCCCAGGAAGCCGAGGCCGGGGTTGGTGGCCCAGATGATGAGCCACGGGAGGAAGCCGCGGATGACGAAGACGGCGAAGAGGATGCCCCAGACCAGGAACCACCGCCGCGCCTTCTTGCCCATGGTGGTGAGCACTTCCGCGTTGATGATGGCGTTATCCACGGAACTGATGGTTTCGAACAAGGCGAGGCCGGCGACGGTGAGGATGAGGGAAAACCAGGGCATGGGAGCATCCTAACACGAATGTGAGAGTAAAGGAGTGGGCGCAAAAAACCAGCCGCACGGATACAGCGGTTTACAGGAGTAATGGTGCTTGGGTCTTACATCCGGGCGGAGCCGACGGGATTCGCCTGCCCTCCGAAGCCTTGGCGAAGGAGGGAACCCGCGACCTCCACAGTGACCCACCTCCGCTAAAGCTACAGTGGGCAGGCAGTGTGGCGCACCATGTTCAGATATGTCGAGAAGGCTCTGGTTTGATGGAAATGATTCTGGCGGAGCCGACGGGATTCGAACCCGCGACCTCCACAGTGACAGTGTGGCGCTCTAACCAGCTGAGCTACGGCTCCAGAATTTTAAAAAAAATGTCACGCGGTAAGACCAAAGAGCCAGGAGACAGTACCAGTTTCCTGCCTTGCTGACAATGCGGGCAAAGGGCATTTTGCGGCTGTCTGAAGGTGAGTTCATTGTATTCCCGCTCGGACTCCTTCATATTTCCCTCCGAGCATGCCGTTCCAGCCTATCGCCTCCTACGGCTTCATCGGGAACCTGGGGTCGTGCGCGCTGGTGGGGAAGGACGGGTCCGTTGATTGGTGCTGCCTGCCCCGGCTGGATTCGCCGAGCGTCTTTGCCGCCATTTTGGACCCCGAGCGCGGGGGGTCGTTCTCCGTGGCCCCGGCGGAGAGCTGGGAGAGCGTGCAGGAATACCACCCCGACACCAATGTCCTGCGCACCGTCTTCACGTGCGGGAGCGGCACCTTGGAAGTGACGGACTGGATGCACATGAGCAGCTTCAGCTTCGAGGAGCAGGAACAGCACCGGCTCCCCGCCCTGTACCGCAAGGTCCGCTGCACGGCGGGCAACGTCCGCTGCCGCATCGTGTTCAACCCCCGTTTGGATTACGGCCGCGGCAAGACCGCGCTCTCGCCCTTCAAAGGCGGCCTCCTGGTGGAAGGGGCCAGCGACGTGCTGCGGCTCTACGCGCCCTGCGCTTTCACGTTCAGCGAGAAGGGCGCGGAAGCGCTCCCCGGCTTGGAGGAGGGCGAGGAGTTCTCCCTCCTGTGCACCTACGGCAACATGGAGCGGGAGGATATCCCGCCGCCGCAGCGCAGCCTGGAGAAAACCATCCTCTTCTGGAACCGCTGGGCTGCGGGACGCGAAACGGGGGACCTGCGGCTGCCGGAGCAGTGGAAGAAACAGGTGACGCGTTCGGCGCTGGTGCTCAAGGTGCTCGCGGGCGGCAAGGGCATCGCCGCGGCCGCAACCACGTCCCTGCCGGAGATCCCCGGCGGGAGCGACAACTGGGACTACCGCTTCAATTGGATACGGGATACCTCCTTCACGGTGCAGGCGCTCACCGCCCTGGGGCATTTGAACGATGCGCGCGAGTTCCTCGACTGGCTCACGGACCTGCTGGTGACGAGCGGCCGCCGGCCAGCCGACCTCAAGGTGCTCTACCCCCTGCACGCCGTGACGCTCGGCGGCGAGGAGGAATTGACGCACCTGCGCGGCTACATGGATTCCCGCCCCGTGCGCATCGGCAACGGCGCGGCCGAGCAGGGACAGCACGACATCTACGGGGAAATCCTGGAAACCGTGTACCGGTCGGAGCACCTGCACCCGGGCATGGACCATGCGCTCTCGGGTGTGCTGCGGGACATCGTGGATTACGTGTGCGATATCTGGCACAACCCCGACCACGGCATCTGGGAACTGCGCGCGGAGCCCTGCCACTACGTCTACTCCAAGGTGATGTGCTGGGTGGCGATGGACCGGGGGATCCGCCTCGCGGAACTGCACGGCTGGAACGTGGACCTGGACAGGTGGAAAGCGGAGCGGGCCGCCGTGCACGCGGAAGTGATGGAGAAGGGGTACGACGCGCGGCGGGGATCCTTCGTGCAGTCGTACGGGTCGGACGTGCTGGATGCCACGGCGTTGCTCCTGCCCATCCTGGAGTTCCTGCCGCCGGACCATCCGGCCGCCATCGCCACCCTGGAGACGGTGCGGCGCGAGCTGGCGGACGGGGCGCTCGTCTACCGCAGCAGCGCTCACCACCGGAAGGAGGGGGCGTTCGGATTCTGCAGCTTCTGGCTGGTGGACGCTCTGGCGTTCGCGGGGCGCGTGGGGGAAGCCCGCAAGAACTTCGAGGAACTCCTGCGCCTGGGGAACCGCCTGGGGCTGTATTCCGAAGAGATCGATCCGGCGACGGGCGCCTTCCTGGGCAACTTCCCCCAAGCCTTCACGCACGTGGGACTCATCAACAGCGCTCTCTACCTCTCGCGCTTCCTGGGGGAAGAATCCCCCGCCCAACCGCTCATGGGCGAGAAGCATTTGCCGTAGACCTCCACGGCGCCTGCGGGAACCGCGGCTCAATCGAGGTACAGCATTGGGTTCTTCTTGACGCCGTTCACGCGCACTTCGTAGTGGATGTGGATGCCCGTGGGGCCGTAAACGAGGCCGGAGTTGCCCATCCACGCGATGCTCTGCCCCCGCTCCACGGTATCCCCCTCTTTGACGTACAGTTCCTTGTTGTGCCCGTAGAGCGTGACGAGCCCGTTGCCGTGGTCGATCTCCACCACGTTCCCGTACCCGCCGTTCCACCCCTTGTCCGCGCGGATCACCGTGCCGGCTTCCGAGGCGAAGATGGGGCCGCCCCCGCGCGTTTGCGCGTCAATGGCGAAGTGGCGGGCGTTGAAGTACTGCGTGATGATGCAGTTTTCGCAGGGCATTTGGAGCACCGTCTGCGTGAGCACGGCGCCCACCGCGGGACCCACCGCCTGCGCCGGCTTTGCGCCGCCCCCGGGCGTGGGGCGCACCTGCACGTCGCTCGCGTTCACGGTATCCCCGAACCGCAGCACCCCCGCCACCGCCCCCGGCAGCGGCTTGCCGAAGGGAATGATGAGCTGCTGGCCGGCCAGGATCATGCTGCCGCGCAGCTTGTTCTGCCGCTGGATCTCATCCAGGGCGACGTCGTACAGCTGCGCGATGCGGCCGAGCGTCTGTCCCCGCCGCACCGTGTGGAGCACCCCGTCCACGGGGAGGATCACCAGCTCCTGGTTCGGCTGGATGGAGACCCCCGGCTCGATGCCGTTCGCCCACTGGATTGTTTCCGGCTTCAGATTGTAGTGCTTGGCGATGTTCTGGAGCGTTTCCCCCTGCTTCACCTTGTGGATGATCCCCTCCCCGTACGCGAGGCGGGACCCCTGCTGCCCGAGGGAGGATTGCTTCATGAGGAAGCCGTCCTCCACGAACAGGAACTGCTGCGAGGAGACGGGCATATTCTCCTGCGCCTGCGCGCTGCGGGGGACGTACGGCGGCAGCAGCGACACCAGCACGAAAACGGTGACGCAGATCAGCCGCATACGGAAGGTGAGCCAGCGAAGGAGGGGGGAGCGCATGGGGGATCAGAAGGTCATCTCCTCCATCGCCGCCAGGACGGCACGCATGTCCGCGTACCGGTTGTGGGAACCGAACAGCAAGGTGACGTACTCCCGCCCCCCCTGCCGCACGAGCGAGAACAGGCACTGCCCCGCGGCGTCCGTGGTTCCCGTTTTCCCCGCGATGATCCCGCCCTCGCCCAGCATGGCATGCGTGTGCCGGAAGGAGAGGGTACGGCTGCCGTAGGAGAGGATGGAGGCGGACGGGAGCGCCATGCGCGCGCGGAGCGGCTCTTTGCGCAGGACGAAGGCCGCCAGCCACGCGATGTCGCGGGCGGTGGAGCGCTGGCCCGGGTCATCCAAGCCCACGGCGTTGGCGAACGAGGTGTCCCGCAGCCCCAGCACCTGCGCCCGCGCGTTCATCTCCGTCACGAACGCCTCCTCGGACCCCGCATGGAAGTGCGCCAGCGCCACCGCGGCATCGTTGGCGGACGCCACGAGCAGGCTCGTGAGCAAATCCCCCACCGCGTACTGTTCCCCGGACGCCAACCCCACCGTGCTCCCCTTCACGCGCTCGATGCCATCCGGCACCGTCACCGTCTCGCCCAAATCGTGCTGCTCGACGATGAGGAGCGCCGTCATCAGCTTGGCCAAACTCCCCATCGCCCGCGGCTCCGCGGCGCGCTTCTGGAACAGCGTCTGTCCGCTCTGCAGGTCCACGATGAGCACGCCGGACGACGAAAGGCGGCGCGAAAGTTCGAGCATGGTGGAGGCGCTCCCCGTAAAGGGCAGGGGCGCCGCGATCGCCAGGTTCTGGAGCGCCGCCTGGTCCAGGGAGGGAGCACTCGACACGGGCAGCATGCCCATCAGAAGAACCGATAGGACGGGACCGAACATCTCCTCCAGTGTAGGAGGACTTTCCCGCTCCGTGAAGAGGGAAAGGGAAGATTGTGGCCACGGGGACAATGCGTGGGGAATGTGGGGAGTTGACGAGAAGCAGACATTATTGAGCGTTTAGAGTGACATGCGGAGACAATGCGGAAGATGCCGAGGACGCCTCTGCGTGCCTCTCCTCCAGCTCGTAAGGACGCCATGGCATGGCGTCCTTATCAACCGAAATCCTCGGCATCGTCACTTATACACCACTCTCCCCACCAACCTCAAATCCACATACTGCCTCGCCTCCCCCTGCGGCACGTTCTTGAGGAACACGCCGTAGCGGAAGAACTGGTCCTGCAGCGGCCCCGACGCGTCGAACCACAGGCTGTAGCGCGGCGTGCGCAAATGGAATTCCCGCGCGCGCA
This region includes:
- a CDS encoding class I fructose-bisphosphate aldolase; this translates as MAMALKDIKKLLGEEAHNLLTHNCSTIPKDRLHLPGPKHVDSVFGISDRSKKVQQNLKDLYGHGRLKNTGYLSILPVDQGIEHSAGASFSKNPDYFDPENIVRLAMEGGCNAVASTFGVLGLVAKKYAAKIPFIVKINHNELLTYPNKFDQVMFGTVDEAFRMGAKGVGATIYFGSPESTRQIVEVGQAFAKAHELGMFTVLWCYLRNNEFKRGDRDYHTASDLTGQANHLGVTLEADIIKQKLPENNGGFKAMSPEGKYGKFDEKMYTELITDHPIDLTRWQVANCYMGRIGLINSGGASGKDDLAQAVRTAVINKRAGGTGLISGRKAFQKPMDRGVELLQAIQDVYLCKDVTIA
- a CDS encoding YidC/Oxa1 family membrane protein insertase, which gives rise to MAAPQRKSNFLQFALIFLIVYLGSQFVMRQFFPAQQDGANGARPPVELTAGNVRAGNNPAVTVKNHSTVAFTLSDRCPLPSVDLHRINAGTSGKTLLTSASDADSASPTAIPCTPPPPVPAQGEVKLDLSPWKYSLLGEVGTYEAELTLPQETTDALRLAQTGATVQETLTARFSVTEPGFFTKIFRTFIMAPFLNFLIFAGSWLPGHNLGLAIILLTLVVKLLLFLPTQHALEGQKKMQMLQPKLDELKKRFNGDAQRIQAETMKLWKEHKVNPFQSCLPTLVQFPILIGLFYVIRDGSVLALSGHLIYPFYQNLNWTFDTFFLGLDLLKPNVYIMPPLLVLLQFLQMKLTFAIADRKKKNSQAVIDVKPSASPGAGKDKEKDPLSQTELQQKIFQYALPLMIGFFALQFPSAVSLYWGISTLFAIGQQMIVNREHLRV
- a CDS encoding ribonuclease P protein component, with the protein product MKLDRLRGRKITERVLRKGRVWKGQTMAVRSVWGAPRHPAADPLTGVYLGIITSAKLDASSVRRNRMRRRCREAWRTALQSRENLGPVQLLIAPRSSSLRAPFVHIQQDVERFLATLSHGRPPAQE
- the gatC gene encoding Asp-tRNA(Asn)/Glu-tRNA(Gln) amidotransferase subunit GatC, giving the protein MTKLTDDQVRHIAKLARLRLTDEEVKKFAPELTAIFTYIEKLKEADTENVEPTAQVAHAPSGKETGSPNRFRDDVIRNDNPTTDEMLSTTPLPIVDRQILTPSAHGER
- the gatA gene encoding Asp-tRNA(Asn)/Glu-tRNA(Gln) amidotransferase subunit GatA, whose protein sequence is MLSSLTITQASEKLRNKEISSVELTKDCIAAMEKKDATLNAVVYRNFESALSEAKKFDAKKSPKSPLAGIPYLAKDVFCEKGVPTTAASNILRVKDYLPPYDSTTTKRLKAAGAISLGKTNTDEFTMGSSTETSCYGVTKCPWDVTRVAGGSSGGSAAAVAADECIFALGTDTGGSIRQPASFCGCVGLKVTYGRTSRFGVMSMASSLDTIGAFGKTVEDAALVLQAIAGRDPLDGTTSDVPVPDYHAVLGKGVKGLKIGLPKEYFIEGMDPEVEKAVRAAAQSLERLGATVIDVSLPHTAYAIATYYVLCPSEVSSNMARYDGVRYGRAVRDPKNLIDLYERVRSEGFGPEVKRRIMVGTFALSAGYYDAYYRKAQKVRTLVKKDFEDAFKKVDLLLTPTAPTPAFTIGAHADDPVQMYLEDACTIPASLAGVPGISLPCGFTGPRAGMPSLPLGMQLLGPHFREDVLFQVGHAYQQQTDWHTKKPGL
- a CDS encoding DUF475 domain-containing protein, with translation MPWFSLILTVAGLALFETISSVDNAIINAEVLTTMGKKARRWFLVWGILFAVFVIRGFLPWLIIWATNPGLGFLGSLTATFSNDPRVAESIEQSAPILLAGGGTFLVFLFFHWLFLEPKHFGLGAEKFFVRQGVWFYAVVSVLLSALVWFAIRQNPLMAFGTVVGSTAFFITHGFKENAAKAEEQMMKKGGLSDISKILYLEVIDATFSIDGVLGAFAFTLSVPLILLGNGLGAVIVRQMTIGNIERVKKYFYLKNGAMYSILFLGAIMLVDAFGMHIPSWVSPVITFGVIGFFYRKSVRELKMKPQDLAEAVHTKG
- a CDS encoding glycoside hydrolase family 15 protein; the encoded protein is MPFQPIASYGFIGNLGSCALVGKDGSVDWCCLPRLDSPSVFAAILDPERGGSFSVAPAESWESVQEYHPDTNVLRTVFTCGSGTLEVTDWMHMSSFSFEEQEQHRLPALYRKVRCTAGNVRCRIVFNPRLDYGRGKTALSPFKGGLLVEGASDVLRLYAPCAFTFSEKGAEALPGLEEGEEFSLLCTYGNMEREDIPPPQRSLEKTILFWNRWAAGRETGDLRLPEQWKKQVTRSALVLKVLAGGKGIAAAATTSLPEIPGGSDNWDYRFNWIRDTSFTVQALTALGHLNDAREFLDWLTDLLVTSGRRPADLKVLYPLHAVTLGGEEELTHLRGYMDSRPVRIGNGAAEQGQHDIYGEILETVYRSEHLHPGMDHALSGVLRDIVDYVCDIWHNPDHGIWELRAEPCHYVYSKVMCWVAMDRGIRLAELHGWNVDLDRWKAERAAVHAEVMEKGYDARRGSFVQSYGSDVLDATALLLPILEFLPPDHPAAIATLETVRRELADGALVYRSSAHHRKEGAFGFCSFWLVDALAFAGRVGEARKNFEELLRLGNRLGLYSEEIDPATGAFLGNFPQAFTHVGLINSALYLSRFLGEESPAQPLMGEKHLP
- a CDS encoding peptidoglycan DD-metalloendopeptidase family protein; this translates as MRSPLLRWLTFRMRLICVTVFVLVSLLPPYVPRSAQAQENMPVSSQQFLFVEDGFLMKQSSLGQQGSRLAYGEGIIHKVKQGETLQNIAKHYNLKPETIQWANGIEPGVSIQPNQELVILPVDGVLHTVRRGQTLGRIAQLYDVALDEIQRQNKLRGSMILAGQQLIIPFGKPLPGAVAGVLRFGDTVNASDVQVRPTPGGGAKPAQAVGPAVGAVLTQTVLQMPCENCIITQYFNARHFAIDAQTRGGGPIFASEAGTVIRADKGWNGGYGNVVEIDHGNGLVTLYGHNKELYVKEGDTVERGQSIAWMGNSGLVYGPTGIHIHYEVRVNGVKKNPMLYLD
- a CDS encoding serine hydrolase, which translates into the protein MFGPVLSVLLMGMLPVSSAPSLDQAALQNLAIAAPLPFTGSASTMLELSRRLSSSGVLIVDLQSGQTLFQKRAAEPRAMGSLAKLMTALLIVEQHDLGETVTVPDGIERVKGSTVGLASGEQYAVGDLLTSLLVASANDAAVALAHFHAGSEEAFVTEMNARAQVLGLRDTSFANAVGLDDPGQRSTARDIAWLAAFVLRKEPLRARMALPSASILSYGSRTLSFRHTHAMLGEGGIIAGKTGTTDAAGQCLFSLVRQGGREYVTLLFGSHNRYADMRAVLAAMEEMTF